The following are encoded in a window of Halosimplex halophilum genomic DNA:
- a CDS encoding RodZ family helix-turn-helix domain-containing protein, translating to MKRRALLRGLGAAGTLALTGCLSDGSGDQPTDTDEPVDTPTDTPAGGSTDTDRPAATPTDRSDDIVTEPDPGGTDDPSATPSDSPAETASETPDGEPSATPGGVTDSSLDVTDSGCGTQTDEASVDFDGSDGTVTVTGTTWGSDACYTAVLSDVRLDGGTATVVVGSESDAGTDTMCAQCITEIDYEATVAFDGALPREVVVVHAHDGEDTRVTSTTR from the coding sequence GTGAAGCGACGCGCCCTCCTCCGCGGCCTCGGCGCCGCGGGCACGCTCGCCCTGACCGGCTGTCTGTCCGACGGATCGGGCGATCAGCCGACCGATACCGACGAACCAGTCGATACTCCGACCGACACGCCCGCCGGCGGTTCCACGGACACCGACCGGCCGGCGGCGACCCCGACCGACCGGAGCGACGACATCGTGACCGAACCGGACCCCGGCGGCACCGACGACCCGAGCGCCACGCCGAGCGACTCGCCGGCCGAGACGGCGAGCGAGACGCCCGACGGCGAGCCGTCGGCGACGCCCGGCGGCGTGACCGACTCGTCGCTCGACGTCACCGACAGCGGCTGTGGAACTCAGACCGACGAGGCCTCGGTCGACTTCGACGGGAGCGACGGGACGGTCACGGTGACCGGGACGACCTGGGGGTCGGACGCGTGTTACACGGCCGTCCTGTCGGACGTGCGTCTCGACGGCGGCACGGCGACCGTCGTCGTCGGCTCGGAGTCCGACGCCGGCACGGACACGATGTGCGCCCAGTGCATCACCGAGATCGACTACGAGGCGACGGTCGCGTTCGACGGCGCGCTCCCCCGGGAGGTCGTCGTGGTCCACGCCCACGACGGCGAGGACACGCGCGTCACCTCGACGACGCGATAG